The Actinotalea sp. JY-7876 sequence CGATCAACATGGTCCTGACCATGATCGCCGGTCTCCGCGTCTTCGACGAGGTGTACGTCCTGACCGGCGGGGGGCCCGCGAACCAGACCCAGACGATCTCCACCCTCCTGGTCCAGGAGGCGTTCAAGTTCGGCAACTACGGCTACGGCGCGGCCCTGGCCGTGGTCCTCAGCGTCGTCATCGCCGTCCTCACGGCCATCCAGTTCACCCTGCTCCGGAGGCAGCGAAGCGCATGAGATCCCGCTACACGTTCCGCACCGGCGTCCTCGAGGCCGTCATGATCGTGGTCGCGCTGCTCTTCGCGGTGCCGTTCTACCTCCTGGTCAACGTGGCGTTCCGGCAGGAGGGGACCACGAGCTCCGCGCTCGAGCCCAGCGTCCCGCCATCGTTCGACGGCGTCGTCACGGCGTGGGTCGACGGCGGCCTCGCCAAGGCCCTGGTGACCAGCATCCTCGTCACCGTCGTGAGCAGCGTGATCGTCATCGCCGTCTCGGCGATGGCGAGCTACTACCTCGTGCGCGGCACCGGCTGGTTCTCTAGCGCCTGGTCCGTCGTCTTCCTCGGCGGCCTCATGCTCCCGCTCCAGCTCGCCGCCCTGCCCCTCTACACGATGATCCGCGACCTGGGACTGATCGGGTCGCCGTGGGGCCTCGTCGTCGTCTACTCCTCGATCTACCTGCCCTTCTCCATCTTCCTGTACACGCTCTTCCTGCGGGCGCTGCCCGGCGAGTTCGAGGAGTCGGCGCAGATCGAGGGCTGCGGCCCCTTCCAGACCTTCCGGTACGTGGTCTTCCCGCTGCTGCGGCCGATCACCCTCACCATCGCGATCCTCAACGGCATCGCCATGTACAACGACTTCTTCACCCCCCTGCTCTACCTGGCCGGCAGCGGGGAGCAGACCGTGACGGTCGCGATCACGTCCTTCGTGGGCGAGTACGTCACGGAGTGGCAGGTCGTGTTCTCCGGCCTGCTCCTCGCCTCCATCCCCGTCCTGATCGCCTTCGCGCTGCTGCAGAAGCAGGTCATCGGCGGGTTCGCGGGCGGGCTCAAGGGCTAGGACCTCGCATCCCCCCGCCCGGGCAGAACGTGACGCACGGGGACGGCAGAGCGACCGCGACCACCGGACGGTGGCGCGGAGACAACGAAAGGACACTGCAATGGAGCACCGCAGGCTGGCCCCGCTCGTCGTGGCCGCACTGGCACTGATGTCCCTGACGGCGTGCAGCTCGGCCGCGGAGGAGCCCGAGGCACCGGAGACCGGCGGCGGGTCCGAGGGCGGCGAGGTCAGCGGCGAGCTGTCCTTCCTCTCGCCGTGGACCAAGGTGCAGACCGAGCCCCTGATCGCCGCGTTCGAGGAGTCGCACGAGGGCACGACCGTCAACGTCACGTACGTCGCGGGCAACGAGAACGCGCAGCAGCTGCTCTCGACGCAGCTGTCCGCCGGCAACGCCCCCGACGTGCTCTACCTCAACCCGGGGGCCGGCTCGCCGACCTCGGTGGGCGTCCTGGCCGAGAACGGCTATCTCGCCGACCTCTCCGACGCCCCGTGGGCGGACCAGCTCGAGGAGCCGTACCGGTCCTTCCTCAGCTACGAGGACAAGGTCTACGGCTTCCCCTCCACGGCCTTCGGCATCGGCGCCATCTACAACCAGACGGCGATGGAGGCGGCGGGCCTGACGCCGCCGACCACCTGGAGCGAGGTGCTCGACTTCTGCGCCGACGCCCAGGACGCCGGCCTGCCGGCCTACGTGCTCGGCGCGAACATGGCGTGGATCTCGCAGCTGATCCCGTACGCGCTCGCCTCGACGCTGGTCGACAGCAAGGACCCCGAGTTCGAGGCCGGCGTGGGCACGGAGAACGACTTCACGGACAGCGAGTGGGTCACGGTCATGGAGAAGTACGGCGAGATGATCGACGCCGGCTGCTTCCAGCAGAACCCGACCGGCACGGACGGTCCGGCGTCCTACGTCATGCTCGGCAAGGGCGAGGCCCTCGCGGCGGTCCAGGTCGGCGCGCTTCTCTCGGAGATCCAGAAGAACGCCGAGGAGGGCACGGTCTTCGAGATGGTCCCCCTGCCCGCGACGGACGACCCCGACGAGACGACGCTCCCCGCGTCGCTCAGCTCCACCATGGGCGTCAACGCCGACGCGAAGAACCCCGAGCTCGCCATGGCGTTCGTGAACTGGATGAGCGAGGTCGAGCAGCTCTCGATGCTGGCCGAGCTGCAGGCCGGCGCGGTGCCGACCATCGGCGCGGAGAACTTCGAGGCGCCCGTCGAGGTGGCGGTCTTCCAGCAGTTCCAGGCCGAGGGCCGCACCACGCCGGCGCCCGACGTGTCGTGGCCCAACCCCGAGGTCCAGGCAGCCCTCCAGGCGGGCGCGCAGGGGATGCTCGTTGGCTCGTCGACCGCTGAGTCGGTGACCGCCGACATGCAGGCGGCGGCGCAGAAGTAGCCGCGGAAGCAGGCCGGGCCGGTGGGCGTCGCACGCGTGGCGCCCACCGGACGACCCTGCCGCGGCGACCGCCGCGGCGCACCAGCGAGGAGAGGTTCGGCGATGGCGTTCACCCAGGAGCTCGGCGAGTGGATCACCGAGGCCCGCCACCACGAGGACGGCACGGGCCTGCCGGTCCTGGGGACCGTCGTCGAGATCGGCGACGACGTCGTCGCGGCGCACCTCGCGGTCGCGTGCCTCGGCGTCTTCCGGGCGCGGGTCAACGGCGAGGACGTCGGCGACGCGGCGCTCCAGCCGGGGTACACCGACTACCGGCGCCGCGTCGAGGTGGTCGAGCACGACGTCCTGGCTCACCTGCGGCCGGGGGCGAACACCGTGCGGCTCGACCTCGCCGGCGGCATGTACCGCTCCGTGCGCACGGACGACCGGTGGACGAAGGTCGAGCAGGACCTCGGCGACGTCGCCGCGGCTGCGCAGCTCCGCCTCGTGCACGCCGACGGCAGCCGCAGGACCGTCACGACCGACGCGACCTGGGGCGCGGTGCCCGGTGCGACGACTGTCTCGAACTGGGTAGGCGGCGAGGACTACGACGCCGCCCTCGAGCCCGACGACTCCCCCGCGGGCATCCGCGCGTGGCAGTCCGCCGTGCCCGCCCGGGTTCCCGACGGCGTGGTGGCCGTCGCGCAGCGCAGCCTGCCCGTGCGGGTCGTCGAGCACGTGCCCGCTGTCGCCGTCACCGAACCCGCGCCCGGGACGTACGTGGTCGACTTCGGCGTCAACGTCGCGGGGTGGCCGAGCCTGTCCCTGCCCGCGGCCGCCGAGGTCCGGCTCCGGCCCGCCGAGCTCCTGCTCCCCGACGGCTCCGTCGACGTGCGCACGCAGGGGTGGGGGCCCGTCTACCACCGCGTGCGCACGGCGGCCGAGCCCGCGACCTGGCGACCGCTCGGCATGTACAACGGCCTGCGCTACCTCGAGGTCACGGGTCTGGCGCAGGCTCCGAAGCCGCAGGACGTCAGCGTGCTGGTCCTGGCGGCCGACGCGCCGGCCTCGGGCTCGCTGAGCACCTCCAACGCGCAGATCGACGCGATCGAGCGGATCACGCGCCGGGCGATCCGCTCGAACATGTTCTCGGTGATGACCGACTGCCCGCAGCGCGAGAAGCTGGGGTACATCGAGCAGGTGCACCTGGTCTTCGACGTGCTGGTCCGGACCTACGCCGTGCGCCCGATCCTCGACCACACCGTCGACCTCGTCGTCGAGGCGCAGCGCCCGGACGGCAGCATCGGCCTCTACGTCCCCGAGTGGCACGAGTTCCCCGACCCGTGGCGCGGCGACCCGAACTGGGGCGGCGCCGTCGTGCTCCTGCCCTGGGCCCTGCACCGCGAGTTCGGTGACACCGAGGTGCTCCACCGGGCGTTCGGGGCGATGGACGCGTACCTGGAGTACCTGTGGTCGGCCACCGTCGACGGGCTCCTCCTGGAAGGGCTCGGCGACTTCAACGGTGCGTCGGTCAAGAAGTTCCGCTACGTGCCCCTGGTCTCCACCGCGACGCTGGTCAAGCTGCTCACCGTCGCGGCCCAGGTCGCCGACGTGGTGGACCGGCCGGAACGCGCCGGGCTCTGGCGCGAGCGGGCCGCGACGGGGGCTGCGCGGTTCCACGCCGAGTTCGCCCGCGCGGACGGTGGCTTCGGTGAGGGCTCGATCGCGGAGGAGATCCTCGTGCTCGACGCCGGCCTCGTCACCGAGGCGGAGCACGACGCGCTGCTCGACCGCATCGAGCGGCGCATCGTGGCCGACGGCTACTACCTCGACGTCGGCGAGGTCGCGATGGCGGCGCTGGTCCGGCACCTGGGGGCGGGCGGGCGGCACGAGACGCTGTTCGCCACGACGCAGGTCTCCGACCGGCCCAGCTATGGGTACATGCTCAAGCACGGCGCCACCAGCCTCACCGAGACCTGGGACGGGCCGACCTTCGGGTTCAGCCAGAACCACTTCATGAACGGCGCGATCGTGTCCTGGCTGTCCGAGCACGTGGTGGGGATCCGTCGCGACGGCGACGAGCCGGGCTTCACCCG is a genomic window containing:
- a CDS encoding family 78 glycoside hydrolase catalytic domain gives rise to the protein MAFTQELGEWITEARHHEDGTGLPVLGTVVEIGDDVVAAHLAVACLGVFRARVNGEDVGDAALQPGYTDYRRRVEVVEHDVLAHLRPGANTVRLDLAGGMYRSVRTDDRWTKVEQDLGDVAAAAQLRLVHADGSRRTVTTDATWGAVPGATTVSNWVGGEDYDAALEPDDSPAGIRAWQSAVPARVPDGVVAVAQRSLPVRVVEHVPAVAVTEPAPGTYVVDFGVNVAGWPSLSLPAAAEVRLRPAELLLPDGSVDVRTQGWGPVYHRVRTAAEPATWRPLGMYNGLRYLEVTGLAQAPKPQDVSVLVLAADAPASGSLSTSNAQIDAIERITRRAIRSNMFSVMTDCPQREKLGYIEQVHLVFDVLVRTYAVRPILDHTVDLVVEAQRPDGSIGLYVPEWHEFPDPWRGDPNWGGAVVLLPWALHREFGDTEVLHRAFGAMDAYLEYLWSATVDGLLLEGLGDFNGASVKKFRYVPLVSTATLVKLLTVAAQVADVVDRPERAGLWRERAATGAARFHAEFARADGGFGEGSIAEEILVLDAGLVTEAEHDALLDRIERRIVADGYYLDVGEVAMAALVRHLGAGGRHETLFATTQVSDRPSYGYMLKHGATSLTETWDGPTFGFSQNHFMNGAIVSWLSEHVVGIRRDGDEPGFTRALIQPAPCGDLRHASGHYDSPAGTIRAAWRVTDGAITVSGELPPGLPGRVVMPSGAAHDLGAGKFAVAEPYPTGSVTR
- a CDS encoding ABC transporter substrate-binding protein, whose translation is MEHRRLAPLVVAALALMSLTACSSAAEEPEAPETGGGSEGGEVSGELSFLSPWTKVQTEPLIAAFEESHEGTTVNVTYVAGNENAQQLLSTQLSAGNAPDVLYLNPGAGSPTSVGVLAENGYLADLSDAPWADQLEEPYRSFLSYEDKVYGFPSTAFGIGAIYNQTAMEAAGLTPPTTWSEVLDFCADAQDAGLPAYVLGANMAWISQLIPYALASTLVDSKDPEFEAGVGTENDFTDSEWVTVMEKYGEMIDAGCFQQNPTGTDGPASYVMLGKGEALAAVQVGALLSEIQKNAEEGTVFEMVPLPATDDPDETTLPASLSSTMGVNADAKNPELAMAFVNWMSEVEQLSMLAELQAGAVPTIGAENFEAPVEVAVFQQFQAEGRTTPAPDVSWPNPEVQAALQAGAQGMLVGSSTAESVTADMQAAAQK
- a CDS encoding carbohydrate ABC transporter permease, whose translation is MRSRYTFRTGVLEAVMIVVALLFAVPFYLLVNVAFRQEGTTSSALEPSVPPSFDGVVTAWVDGGLAKALVTSILVTVVSSVIVIAVSAMASYYLVRGTGWFSSAWSVVFLGGLMLPLQLAALPLYTMIRDLGLIGSPWGLVVVYSSIYLPFSIFLYTLFLRALPGEFEESAQIEGCGPFQTFRYVVFPLLRPITLTIAILNGIAMYNDFFTPLLYLAGSGEQTVTVAITSFVGEYVTEWQVVFSGLLLASIPVLIAFALLQKQVIGGFAGGLKG